GCCCGGCTCCTGGCGGAGGCCGGTGCCGACCCCGCGGTCCTCTACTGGTCGAAGACGGGTGGTTGGTACCTGGTGGCGGCGGAGGGCGAGGCCGATGACTACGCGGCCGGGATCCCTCCGAAGGCACGGGAGTTGCGCTTCGAGGCTCGCCCGCAGGCCGGATGGTTCCTGAAGCGGCGCCGCCTGGAGGTGGACACGGTACTGGTGTGCTGTCACGGCGGCCCGGGCGAGGACGGGACCCTGCAGGGTGCCATGGACCTGGCCGGCATCCGCTACTCGGGCCCGGATGCGGCGGGCTCCAACCTGCTGATGGACAAGCTGACCTTCGGGGCATTAATGGCAGCCTCGGGTTTCCCCTGCCTGCCTCGGGTTCCGGTGGGTACCGGCGGCACTCCCGACTTCCCTTCCCCCTACATCGTCAAGCCCCGCTTCGGCGGGTCGTCGATCGGCATCGAGGTGGTGAGCGATTACGAGACCGCGGTAGCGCTGCTCGGGTCGTCACCGCATCTGGACAGGGGAGCGGTGATCGAGCCTTACCTCGAAGGTGGGCGGGATCTCAACGTGGCGGTGCGGACGTACCCGCAGTTGGAGTTGTCCGCCATCGAAGCGCCGGTCAGCGAGCAGTTCTACGACTACCGCGAGAAGTACCTGTCGGGAGGAGGCATCGAAGGCTCGGCCCGGGAGCTGCCGGCGAGCCTTCCCGGCGAGGTCGAGGAACGGCTCCGGTCGATGGCCCGGCGGGTCACCGAGTTGACCGGGATCCGGTCGATGGCCCGGATCGACTTCCTGGAGAGGGACGGGGAGCTGTGGATCAACGAGGTGAACACCATCCCCGGCAGCCTCTCCCTCTACCTGTGGGTGGACCCTCCCATCAGCCGCCGGCAACTAGTAGTCGACCTGGTGGCCGAACTGGAGGCTGCCGCCCCTCGCCGATTCTCGGTGGCCGGGGCTGATGGAACCGCCCTGCGGGGTGCGGCCGCCATCTCCAAGAAGCTTGGCTGATCCTTAGTTAGTGATAACTAGCAACTAGCAACTATAGGTTTATGACCGGGCAGGTCAGGGTCCGGGTGATGCCGGCGATCGACTGGATCCGGGCAACCACCAGCCTCCCCAGCCCATCCACATCTTCCGCTCCGGCCCTGACCACGATGTCGTAAGGTCCGGTCACGTCGTCGGCCTGGGAAACTCCCTCGATCATGCGGACCTCTTCCACGACCTGCTTGGCCTTGCCGACTTCGGTCTGGATGAGGACGTATGCCTCGACCACTGCGCTCCTCTCGGTCTGGGGGAAGGAACTCTAGCGAGTCGGCGCCCGTCCGGATAGGGGACTAGCGGCCGTCCGAGCCCATGCGCACGGAGTGTACGAATCGGAGACCGTCCGATTCCTCGAGGTCGAAGATGATCCGCTGGCCCTGGCGGAGCAAACGGAAGACGCTGCCCGCCAGCGATC
This is a stretch of genomic DNA from bacterium. It encodes these proteins:
- a CDS encoding Lrp/AsnC ligand binding domain-containing protein, translated to MVEAYVLIQTEVGKAKQVVEEVRMIEGVSQADDVTGPYDIVVRAGAEDVDGLGRLVVARIQSIAGITRTLTCPVINL
- a CDS encoding cold shock domain-containing protein: MQGVVKIYDPNTGSGVVVLDHDRSEVYLRAGSLAGSVFRLLRQGQRIIFDLEESDGLRFVHSVRMGSDGR